CAGGATCCCGAGATGAGAACCAGCAGCAAGAGGAGTAGTCTGGTAGTCAACCTACGCCTCGACGATCATCCTGCCCCGCATCTCCAGGTGGAGCGCGTGGCAGAACCACGGGCAGTAGTACCAGTACACGCCCGGGGCCCCCGCGGTGAAGGTAATGCTGTTGGTGGCTTGAGGATTGACCACCATGTTGACGTCGTGGTTGGACATGCAGAAGCCGTGTGTCAAATCCTCGATTCGGTCCAGGTTGGTCTGGATGATCTGGACCTCG
This genomic window from Myxococcales bacterium contains:
- a CDS encoding cupredoxin domain-containing protein encodes the protein DFYNKRAAEDGVDLLTTTKVIQKGKGKVRVYILSAAPAYTLSEFRVKTGDEVQIIQTNLDRIEDLTHGFCMSNHDVNMVVNPQATNSITFTAGAPGVYWYYCPWFCHALHLEMRGRMIVEA